The proteins below are encoded in one region of Triticum aestivum cultivar Chinese Spring chromosome 1B, IWGSC CS RefSeq v2.1, whole genome shotgun sequence:
- the LOC123146231 gene encoding putative receptor-like protein kinase At1g80870 produces the protein MLDCVLHGGKFSIIHPRRRGKKEGGRSRANRKMADNSCQQPRALAVWLSGTLATRRRTTAPPVTRPDTSRRLRRHSPAMPSRHLQAQPPPTPPPPPPPLHAATNHRHLLLAATAAAATAVLLLLLLTLLLALHLRRRRRPTLPFSPPQPPARPLRRYSRRALRRATGGFHPSRLLGRGAASPVYLATFPDASLAAVKTCASTHELHVLASLPPDSPRLVSLLGYAGSGADGRPLLLVFEYLPQGSLQAALFGDGRCLDWAQRRGVVRDVARALAFLHAECQPPVVHGDLKPSNVLLDADFRAKVADFGLARFKTPDAVVDTGPVAGGDDFMSQELGEACDLDLSAAASAKDDPGPPARASGNEWWMKMKQDDSGEVDPRDYVAEWIGSQICPKRNPDWADDGDLKNSPSVGDEDNKNAGNADSSASKGAAGDKKEATQMREWWKEEFFEEMSKKAGGTVDKQRRGGAGKPWLRSTSVNTSNVNGDGNAKRSALEDMSFRRSRKRSRRRGQSAGSGDVHHSGDLFSRDLSTTTSMRGTVCYVAPEGDPLEKADVYSFGVLVLVILSGRRPLHILSSPMKLEKANLVSWCRQLARAGNVLELMDERLEGAYDRGQATLCAQLALMCLQRQPEHRPDSTDIVKILAGEMELPPAPVEFSPSPQLRRPFPRSSHRAQQDATG, from the coding sequence ATGTTGGATTGTGTGCTGCATGGCGGAAAATTCTCCATCATCCATCCAAGAAGAAGAGGgaagaaggagggaggaaggagcagAGCAAATAGAAAAATGGCGGACAATTCATGCCAGCAACCACGGGCCCTCGCTGTCTGGCTGTCTGGCACTCTGGCTACTAGACGTCGCACGACGGCACCACCCGTGACCCGCCCCGACACAAGCCGCCGCTTGCGCCGGCACAGCCCAGCCATGCCCTCCCGCCACCTCCAGGCCCAGCCAccacccaccccccctccccctcccccacccctccacgccgccaccaaccaccgccacctcctcctcgcAGCCACCGCCGCGGCCGCCACGGCAGTGCTGCTGCTCCTCCTGctcaccctcctcctcgcgctccacctccgccgccgccggcgccccacGCTCCCCTTCTCCCCGCCCCAGCCGCCAGCGCGCCCGCTGCGCCGCTACTCCCGCCGCGCGCTGCGCCGGGCCACCGGCGGCTTTCACCCGTCCCGCCTCCTCGGCCGCGGCGCCGCCTCGCCGGTCTACCTCGCCACCTTCCCCGACGCCTCCCTCGCCGCCGTCAAGACCTGCGCCTCGACGCACGAGCTCCACGTGCTCGCCTCGCTCCCGCCCGACtccccgcgcctcgtctccctcctcggGTACGCCGGCTCCGGCGCCGACGGCCGGCCCCTGCTCCTCGTCTTCGAGTACCTGCCGCAGGGGTCCCTCCAGGCCGCGCTCTTCGGCGACGGGCGCTGCCTCGACTGGGCGCAGCGGCGAGGAGTCGTCCGCGACGTGGCGCGCGCGCTCGCGTTCCTCCACGCCGAGTGCCAGCCGCCGGTCGTGCACGGGGACCTCAAGCCCAGCAACGTCCTCCTCGACGCCGACTTCCGCGCCAAGGTCGCGGACTTTGGCCTCGCGCGCTTCAAGACCCCCGATGCCGTCGTCGACACTGGACCCGTCGCCGGCGGGGACGACTTCATGAGCCAAGAACTCGGCGAGGCATGCGACCTCGACCTCTCCGCCGCTGCCTCCGCCAAAGATGACCCCGGTCCGCCGGCTAGAGCGTCGGGAAATGAGTGGTGGATGAAGATGAAGCAGGATGACAGCGGCGAGGTCGACCCACGGGACTACGTGGCCGAGTGGATCGGCAGCCAAATCTGCCCGAAGAGGAACCCGGATTGGGCCGACGACGGCGACCTCAAGAACTCACCCTCCGTCGGCGACGAGGACAATAAGAACGCGGGCAATGCCGACAGCAGCGCCAGCAAAGGAGCCGCAGGCGACAAGAAGGAGGCGACCCAGATGCGGGAGTGGTGGAaggaggagttcttcgaggagatgAGCAAGAAAGCCGGCGGCACCGTCGACAAGCAgcgccggggcggcgccggcaagCCGTGGCTGCGGTCGACCAGCGTGAACACCAGCAATGTCAACGGGGACGGCAACGCCAAACGGAGCGCGCTGGAGGACATGAGCTTCCGGAGGAGCCGGAAGAGGAGCCGGCGGCGCGGCCAGTCCGCGGGCAGCGGCGACGTGCACCACAGCGGCGACCTGTTCAGCCGGGATCTGAGCACGACGACGAGCATGCGCGGCACGGTGTGCTACGTGGCGCCGGAGGGCGACCCGCTCGAGAAGGccgacgtgtacagcttcggcgtgCTGGTGCTGGTGATCCTGTCGGGGCGGCGGCCGCTCCACATCCTGTCGTCGCCGATGAAGCTGGAGAAGGCCAACCTGGTGAGCTGGTGCCGGCAGCTCGCGCGCGCGGGCAACGTGCTGGAGCTCATGGACGAGCGGCTGGAGGGCGCCTACGACAGGGGCCAGGCCACGCTCTGCGCGCAGCTCGCGCTCATGTGCCTGCAGCGGCAGCCGGAGCACCGGCCGGACAGCACGGACATTGTCAAGATCCTCGCCGgcgagatggagctgccgccggCGCCCGTGGAGTTCTCGCCGTCGCCCCAACTCCGGCGGCCGTTCCCGCGGTCGTCGCACcgggcgcagcaggacgccacgggGTGA